A segment of the uncultured Desulfobulbus sp. genome:
CATAGCGGTATTCAACTAAAGGACACATAACAACGGCATTGTGAGCGACGGCAAAAAGCCGCCGCGCCACATGCCGGGCGTTCTTGGCGACTTCGTCGCCAAGAATCGCGGAGCTGACATCGTCAAGCCCCTTGCCCTGTCGCTTCGCGCCAGAACAAGGAGCTTGACCAGACACCGCGCACCACACAATCAAGCTGCGCTTGCTTGCGCGGCACACGGCGCTGGTCAGCTCCGCGATTATAACCACTAGGGAGAGCGGATGAATCACTACCTATTTGTTTCACCAGATAATCTAGATGGTAGCGCGCTTGAGTCTATCGAGGCATTAGACAGTGTTTGCGACGATTTTTATTCAGTAGCTCTTGAGAATGGCCAGCAGTTAGCAATTCTGCTTAAGCTATTAAGCATTGATGATTATCAAGAAATAGAGTTACCGGAAAGTGAAGACTTTGAAAGTTTAATTGATCTTTCAAGCTATAAGATTCCTGAACTAAGCAAAGACGAATTTGACGAGCTCTATGACGATTGGCTGCGTGAATCTGGCCGAGAATCAAATATGGATGAGTATGGCCAGCTTATATTTCTACATGGGCAAGCAAGTGACTGGAATCAAAGGCAGAATAAGGTCGTTCTTCGTGCAAGGTTATAACAAAGCCGTGCACAGCGAGCAATTTTTCCGTCGCTTTTTGGTGGCGGGCGCTACGCTGCCACAAAAAATCAACTACAAAATTGCCGCGTGACGGCGGCGTTCTTGGCGACTTCGTCGCCAAGAATCGCGGAGCTGACTTCGTCAATCTCCTTGCCCTGTCGCTTCGCGCCAGAACAAGGAGCTTGACCAGACACCGCGCACCACACAATCAAGCTGCGCTTGCTTGCGCGGCACACGGCGCTGGTCAGCTCCGCGATTAAATGCCTCGAATCCAACAAAGGAAGCTGAAATGTTAAAACTGATTCATACAATAATTGTTCTATCTTTTCTGTTTTTACCTCCTATTTCTAATGCCAAAGATCTTCCTAAATTTTTTGAATCTATACGACAGGAAACATTGTTTCCTAATGGTATAAACGAGTGGAAATTACAAAAAAACATAGAGGGGGAAAATTATTTCCTGCTCCAGTGGGAAAACCCATCCAAACACGAAATCACATTAAAATATCGTGAGGCAACTCCTAATACGATCCAGGCAGTGTTCCAAGGAATGGGAGAAGAGATAGATAAAAACTTAAAACAAGTCGGTGGGAATATAGTTCGTTTAAAGGAATTTTTTGCCGTCATTCTCATCAATGACACTCAGTGGAACCATTCGGTAAATATGCTATATGGCACTCCAGAAGGAGCTTATTTTTGGAAATACAAAGTCCCCAACACTTTTGAAACCGATTACGAAAATTACATTACCGCCATCACACAAGTTGCGCGCAAGCATCAATACGATGTGGCCCTAAAATATGGCAATGTGGTTATGGGCCGGTGGGGAGGTCCTGTTCATGAATTTGCCAAATTGCTTGCCGGTAAAAATGATCCAATGACCAAAGATGTATACAAACATTTACTACAAACCAGCCCCTCAAACTATGATGCACAAATAGAATATACTTCAATAACAAGCAACAAAGATGAGGCCAGCCAAAGTGCCCGGATAGTTGAAAGAGATGCAGAGGAAAAAACCCTCCTAAACACCGCTGCCAAAATTTTAAACAAAGATATTCCTACACTCACTTCCTACCCATTCCTCAATGTTAAGGACAAGGGGCTTAAGGTTATACTCATCCCATTAGACCCCTGTAATCCCTGGATCCTTGACGAAATATCAGAGACTTACGAAAAGATTACCTCAATTCCTGTGATTGTGAGAAGGCTTCCTGTAAACTGGACAGCCCCTGAGCCTACACGGTCTGCTTACAGGCCTTATCTCGAAAAAATTGCCTCAAATATTTGGAAGACAAAATCTGATTTTAGTAATTGGCCTTTATCAAAATTGAAAGATGAAATAATGAAAAAAGCAGAAGAGGAAGGCCCCCAAGCTGTCACCTCAATTAACCAAATTTTCAAAAAAATGGACGAGGCAGGATATCAATGGGATGTAGATCCCATAATGAATTGGCTCTCTCAGGCAATTGTTCCTTATTATTCAAAGGATCCAAACACAATGGTAGTTGGTATTACAGAGCTGGATATTTTTTCAGGGGAAACCAATTTTGTTTTCAGTGTGTACGGTGGACGCCAAAACTCGCTCGTTAGTATTTTGTCATATGCCAAAATGCGAGCAAAGCTCACCGGGGAAAATCAATCAAGAAAGCGATTGACCGAACGTGCTGCAAAAGAGCTGGTTCCTGCAAGTCTTAAAAAACTTAACATTCCTCGGTCCACGGACCCATCTTGCCCTTATTCTTATTCGAGCGGTTTGCAACGTCTGGAAGAAAAGACTCTAAACCTTTCGGAGCCTGTAAAAAAAGAAATAGAAAGAATCAAAAACAGCATTTAACAATTGTATGCAGCAGATGGCGATAAGCGGGCGGCGCTAATGCGGCAAGCTTATTGGCGCCACTGCTGATACATGGCGTTCTTGGCGACTTCGTCGCCAAGAATCGCGGAGCTGACTTCGTCAATCTCCTTGCCCTGTCGCTTCGCGCCAGAACAAGGAGCTTGACCAGACACCGCGCACCACACAATCAAGCTGCGCTTGCTTGCGCGGCACACGGCGCTGGTCAGCTCCGCGATTGTGCATAGGAAAAATAGAACGATTAAGCAAAAGTCAAATGTAAGATGATTGAATCCTTTCTTGAATTTATAAAAGATCCAAAAAAGATATTTTTATTTTTGGTAAACGCCCCTGTCTATTATTTATACTACAAAATAATATTTGGAGATGCACAAAACCTTGGAGACAGTTTTAGACAATCTTCACAAATTGATATTGTCTCTTTTGGTCAAGGCAACTTGCTAGACGATTGGTGGCACACGGCAAAGATTATTTGCTAGGTATTTCTATGTTACAAAACCGTCAATATGGAATATTTATACATTTATTATTAACTATTTTGCACAACCAAACATTGCAGCGGAAACCGCAAAGAGCGCGGTTCTCGCTGAATTTATCGTTAACCTCATGAATGACAAGAGCATTAAAATAGAAGCAGAAGCAAAAGTCTTGGCTTTAAAATATGGTGCAATATCATTAGAAGAAATTATTGAATGGTCAGACGGAAAAATTCAATCTGATGAAAAACCAAACATTGCTTTTATTGAACTTTCATTATCAAAATCATTAGGTGAAGCACTTTCAGCACTCAATGCTTTTGGGCAATCAGGAAGCAGAGAGGAAGTCTCTAAAATTGCATTCAGATATTTTTATAACTCTTTAAAAGGTGGGCATGGGAATTTTCAAAGAATATCAAAAGCATTATTCGATATGGTCATGAAAGATTACTCCCCATCTTCTGATGCAAATGGCCCAATGTGGTCATTTTGGGACGACCTAGATTTAGCAATTGAAGGGACATACGGTAATGCTGATTTAATAAAGCAAGAAATGCTCGAATTCTTAAATAAATATAAAGGTTAACCATCTGTTGGTAGGGACGCGCAAACAGCCGCGCACCCCACAACAGCACGTTCTTGGCGACTTCGTCGCCAAGAATCGCGGAGCTGACTTCGTCAATCTCCTTGCCCTGTCGCTTCGCGCCAGAACAAGGAGCTTGACCAGACACCGCGCACCACACAATCAAGCTGCGCTTGCTTGCGCGGCACACGGCGCTGGTCAGCTCCGCGGTTAGCTGTCCAAAAGTGCCACCGTATGAAAATTGGAATTGATGAAGAGTACGTTGAAATAGAGGAGCTGGAAAGAAATCCGGACGGCACTCCGTGTGCGGGTGACGTCAACGTTAAGGTGACTTTACAGTTACAGGATTTTTCTGGTTCATACTCTGGAGTATGGCTTGAACTACCAGAAATGGAAAAATTCATTGATGAGCTAAAAGCACTAGATAAAAAGAGAATAGGTTGCGCTAAAATATCAAGCATGAGTCCAGATGAGTTCCTAATGGAGATCCGCTCATCCGATTCTTTGGGGCATATGGAAATAGAAATCCAACTGCACCGGTATCAGTATAGTGGCCCTAAGTATTGGCCTATCTATTTAAGAGGTGGCTTCGAAGTTCAACCAGATACCATTGGGCAGTTAATATCATGCTTCAAAAAACTAACCAGCTAGCCACAGCTAACAAGTTTGTCCAGTTGACGTTTTGGTCTACGCTTCGTTTTGGCGTGGCTGCGCCACTGTACGCCAAAACTACACTACAACCAAAACGCAACTGACAAAGGCGTTCTTGGCGACTTCGTCGCCAAGAATCGCGGAGCTGACTTCGTCAATCTCCTTGCCCTGTCGCTTCGCGCCAGAACAAGGAGCTTGACCAGACACCGCGCACCACACAATCAAGCTGCGCTTGCTTGCGCGGCACACGGCGCTGGTCAGCTCCGCGATTGAACGAAGCCCTGACGGGCGTACAGAGAGGATCTTCGAGCTATTACCCAAGGGATAAACATCGTGGAAAACTCACCCGATAAATCGGGTTCGACCAACAAATAAGTTGAAGACAGGCATCAAGGATTTTTTTGGGCCGTGTGGTCGCTGCTTAACTTAACGTTTTGTCTCTAAAAAGAGGTCAATCAATACATGAAAGCAAAATACAGGGCTAAACTTAAATCAAGCATTAAGCCTTCCATCTATATACCTATCGGAACTGGAGTTATTTTTTTCTTGGCAATATTTATTAAAGATGACTTAAAATTCGACCACAAAATGGTTGAGGCCACCTTTGCTTTAATGGCGGTCTCGTTCATATTTTTATTGTTATTGATCGGTGTCTGCACATATTTTTATAAAATCACTATATATAAAGATGGACTATCTTCATACAATCCATGGGAAAGTTTTAAGTGCTATCATATGAAATGGGTTGATATGAAGTATTTAACCATTAAAAGTGTGTTTGGTTATAAATACTACTATATTACCTCATCTGATCAAAAAGAGTGTTTATGGGTCCCATGCAATATCAAAAACAAAGAGCAATTTATAAAAGACGTACAGTCGTTGATTAGTGAGGATCATGTTTTATTGAAACACATAATGACATAACCAATCACTGGACGGGACCGCGAGCAGCTCAACCGTTTGCAATGAAAAAGATCACATATGGAAATCAAAAAACTAGATCCATTAATTAGTGATGAATTACTGGGTATCTTCATTCAAGGATATAATAACCCACCTTGGAATGATCAATGGGATATCGATAAGGCTAGAGTTTATTTGAAAGCGTTTATTGGTGACCCGTGTTTTATTGGTTATTCAGCATACCAAAAGGAATTACTGATTGGGGCTTGTTTGGGTACAAGAAGATATTGGTGGAAAGGGGACGAATATTATATTCATGAAATTTTTATTGATAAGTCACATCAAAGGCAGGGAATTGGTACTTCTTTTATGAATCAGATACAGTCAGATTTACTACAGAAAAATATTAGGACGATTACTCTACTTACTGATAGAGGTACACCAGCTGATGAATTTTACGAGAAAAATGGTTTTGGAAGTAGTGATAGGTTGGTTTTTAAATACAAAAATTTTTAAAGACAAACGTTACTGTTTGCTAACAAATGTTTCCAGCGGAGCGCTACGCACCCGCTGAAACTGGTGTTCCTGGCGGCTGCGCCGCCAGGAATCGCGGTGCTGACTTCGTCAAGCTCCTTGTTCCGGCGCCTTGCGCCGGAACAAGGAGCTTGACCAGACACCGTGCACATCACAACCAAGCTACGCTTGCTTGCGCTGCACACGGCGCTGGTCAGCACCGCGATTAGCGTGCGCACCAAGAAGGAAATGTGATGGAACATGACATTCAGGAGCAGATTAAGAAGAGTCCCATAGTTTGGTTTTTTGGTACGCTCATCACTGGGTTCTTAGCTGGAGTTGCTTTAATGACCTTTCTACAGAACTACTCTGGGATGTCACTGATAACTAAACAGGAACTTTTGGAAAAGAACTCGAACATTGAAACTCTGAAAAGAGAATCAGCAATATTGACCCAAAAAATTTCAGAATCATCCGCAAGGGTTGAAGAATTGCAAATGGCCCAACAAGACTTGATAACTGTAACAGCCGAGCAAGAGAAGGCAATTGTTGAACTTAAGAAAAGCAAAGATGAAAACAAATTGCTACGAGAAGAGCTGCAACGTACTCAGTTAACTCTTGAGACTGAAAGAAAAAAGTCAACTCATCTTGATACGTCGGAAAAGGAGAACTCAAAGCTAACGCGGCAAAACGCGGCTCTAAATGCTAAAATCAATGAGCTTCAAAGTGCCAACAGAGCTCTCAATATGCACTTAGAAGAACAACAAGTACATTATAATGAACTAACTAAACCACGTACGGCAAAAAACTATTCCGTCATTGCTCCTTCGCAATCAATCAGGCCAAATCAAATTGTTGAGTTCTTAGATGGAATACTAACAGTGAATGCGCAATACATAGCTAGAAGCGGAGCTTGCTTAACTACCAACACTCTCAACGAGTGTGTCTTTATCGAGGTCTCAAGAACATTGCCAATTCAAATTAGAAATAAGAAATACGCTATTCGAGTCGATAGCACAAATACCAACGTCTTTAATGATGGGGACAGAGATTCTATCGACTTTATGCAATGGGCGACAAGAGAAGATAATAGCGCCATGATAACTTTACTCTTGGTGAGTACAGACAGCTAACATGGCCATGCACACGGACACACAACCACGCGGGGCATACTTTTGGGTGCTATTTTAAGTTCAATGGCCGCGTGTTTGTGTGCCGGTGATTGGCGGCGTTCTTGGCGACTTCGTCGCCAAGAATCGCGGAGCTGACTTCGTCAAGCTCCTTGCCCTGTCGCTTCGCGCCAGAACAAGGAGCTTGACCAGACACCGCGCACCACACAATCAAGCTGCGCTTGCTTGCGCGGCACACGGCGCTGGTCAGCTCCGCGATTATGCCCGATAGGAAAATGAGCGAATACGTAACGATACATGGTGATAGATGGAAGTGGGCCGATATAGATGAATCGGTCGAATGGGCCCTGGAACAGCAATGGAAAAAACAAAAGTGGCTTGCTCGTGCCGCTCTCATATCGAAGGGAAGCGCTTCTGATTATGTAGGGCAAAAATTTAATCCAGAGCACACGAAACTCGTCGAAGATGGGTGGAATCATGATCATTGTGAAATTTGTTGGTGGTCCCTCCATGAAGATGACAACCCAGAGCATGGAGAGGGTTACACAACTGATGGCCATAAATGGGTATGTACGGAATGTTTCACTCAATTCATTGCGCCAAATGCATAACGAATAAGGATAGATTGTGTGAGTGAGGCACGAACGAACCACAATCTTATCCGGGGTTGGACAAGCCCGGCCTCTCAAAGGAAATAAATATTGCTCTGGAATATACTGGAAGCACTACCAGAATGGTAGTGCTGAACGCAGGACGTAGAAATGC
Coding sequences within it:
- a CDS encoding GNAT family N-acetyltransferase, giving the protein MEIKKLDPLISDELLGIFIQGYNNPPWNDQWDIDKARVYLKAFIGDPCFIGYSAYQKELLIGACLGTRRYWWKGDEYYIHEIFIDKSHQRQGIGTSFMNQIQSDLLQKNIRTITLLTDRGTPADEFYEKNGFGSSDRLVFKYKNF